Proteins from one Salinispora arenicola genomic window:
- a CDS encoding CAP domain-containing protein gives MYGWSESMEPDDSRRRSEPAADAWDRPADGWDRPTDGWDRPADGWYRQRNAHWRAESETPQGWGTAGGSYHDHPSRSGESVPTGQQRGSTDGWQQELSGGWRRRQPTDWRNESSGGWRHAAGATGGPEVTGGWRPDETTARPTSGHADDPTSARPIAGAAPADATPASKGHRVGHRNRRPVLIGAAAAAMLVVSLGASAAALSDGGDTIPTSAHKDITAASPTSYERDVTSSSTSTAWGTGSRSWSDSAHRKSASKASRHSAKSRSDQERKRARHRPKPAHTTTAPSPTQILTTAPSPTQVPTTAPSPTQVPTTAPSNGDVSTEVSEVVRLTNAERAKAGCEALSINEKLMTAAQQHSQDQADHQDMSHTGSNGSNLGDRLKAVGYQFRVAAENVAWNQQSPEAVMNAWMNSPDHRANILNCSYTEIGVGVARSNGPYWTQVFAAPL, from the coding sequence GTGTATGGCTGGAGCGAATCGATGGAGCCGGATGATAGTCGCCGGCGATCCGAACCGGCGGCCGACGCCTGGGACCGGCCCGCGGACGGCTGGGACCGCCCTACCGATGGCTGGGACCGCCCTGCCGACGGCTGGTATCGGCAGCGGAACGCGCACTGGCGGGCCGAGTCCGAGACCCCGCAGGGATGGGGAACTGCGGGTGGCTCGTACCACGACCATCCCTCGCGAAGTGGGGAATCCGTCCCCACCGGGCAGCAGCGGGGGTCCACCGACGGCTGGCAGCAGGAACTATCGGGCGGCTGGCGCCGCCGGCAGCCCACGGACTGGCGGAACGAATCCTCCGGAGGCTGGCGTCACGCGGCTGGTGCCACCGGCGGACCCGAGGTCACCGGCGGTTGGCGGCCCGACGAGACGACCGCCAGGCCGACCAGTGGGCACGCAGACGACCCGACGAGCGCGCGGCCGATCGCTGGCGCCGCGCCGGCCGACGCTACACCCGCCAGCAAGGGCCATCGGGTCGGCCACCGGAACCGGCGGCCCGTGCTCATCGGGGCCGCGGCGGCTGCCATGCTGGTTGTGAGCCTCGGAGCCAGCGCCGCCGCACTCTCCGACGGTGGCGACACGATCCCCACCTCGGCCCACAAAGACATTACGGCCGCGAGTCCGACGTCGTACGAGAGGGACGTGACGTCGTCCTCGACCAGCACCGCGTGGGGCACCGGGTCACGGTCGTGGTCAGATTCCGCGCACCGAAAGTCAGCCTCGAAGGCGTCGCGCCACTCCGCCAAGTCCCGCTCCGACCAGGAACGCAAGAGGGCCAGGCACCGCCCCAAGCCGGCACATACCACCACCGCTCCCAGCCCCACTCAGATACTCACGACCGCTCCGAGCCCCACCCAGGTACCCACGACCGCTCCGAGCCCCACCCAGGTACCCACCACCGCGCCCTCCAACGGCGACGTGAGCACCGAGGTCAGCGAAGTGGTCCGACTAACCAACGCCGAGCGTGCGAAGGCCGGCTGCGAGGCGCTGAGTATCAACGAGAAACTGATGACTGCTGCCCAGCAGCACAGCCAGGACCAGGCCGACCACCAGGACATGTCCCACACGGGCAGCAACGGCAGTAATCTCGGCGACCGGCTCAAGGCCGTCGGCTACCAGTTCCGCGTCGCCGCGGAGAACGTCGCCTGGAACCAGCAGTCACCCGAGGCCGTGATGAACGCCTGGATGAACAGCCCCGATCACCGGGCGAACATCCTGAACTGCTCCTACACCGAGATCGGAGTCGGCGTCGCGAGAAGCAACGGACCGTACTGGACGCAGGTCTTCGCCGCGCCGCTCTGA
- a CDS encoding TetR/AcrR family transcriptional regulator, whose product MARTKDPAVRTQLIERAAHMLRTREPITLRSLVAGIPVSTMAVYTHFGGMDGMWKALRQEGFTRLATRLAQVTPSEDPVRDLTALVTAYLGNALDHPDLYRVMFDANFDLEDAQAADDTLEYLVQAAERGRQAGRYRADTNPLELATQSWAVAHGLVSLVATGPLPRPTLAHGPLLLTALFTATGDDPDRCRRSVDSGWQPRLAGD is encoded by the coding sequence GTGGCCAGAACGAAGGACCCAGCGGTCCGCACCCAACTCATCGAGCGGGCCGCACACATGCTCCGCACCCGCGAACCCATCACCCTCCGCTCGCTGGTAGCCGGCATCCCTGTGTCGACCATGGCCGTTTACACCCACTTCGGCGGGATGGACGGCATGTGGAAGGCGCTCCGGCAGGAGGGCTTCACCCGTCTGGCCACCCGACTCGCCCAGGTCACGCCATCAGAAGATCCGGTCCGGGACCTGACCGCTCTGGTCACCGCCTACCTTGGCAACGCCCTGGACCACCCCGACCTATACCGGGTCATGTTCGATGCCAATTTCGACCTGGAAGACGCCCAAGCGGCGGACGACACCCTGGAATACCTTGTCCAAGCCGCCGAGCGAGGCCGACAGGCCGGGCGCTACCGCGCCGACACCAACCCACTGGAACTCGCCACCCAGAGCTGGGCCGTCGCCCACGGGCTGGTCTCCCTGGTCGCCACCGGCCCCCTGCCCCGGCCGACACTCGCCCACGGCCCCCTCCTGCTGACCGCACTGTTCACCGCCACCGGAGACGACCCCGACCGGTGTCGCCGATCGGTGGACAGTGGCTGGCAGCCGCGCCTGGCCGGCGACTGA
- a CDS encoding RidA family protein gives MTITLVNPEGLPKVDLYRQVAVATGSRLVFLAGQVSVDPDGKTVGVGDLAAQVEQCYLNVATALAEVGGSFDDVAKLTVYVVDYTPDKMALLGEGIARAAAKLGVTPAAPLTGLGISALAAPDLLVEVEATAVLDGPGRGKGSKRD, from the coding sequence ATGACCATCACCCTGGTGAACCCCGAAGGGCTGCCGAAGGTCGACCTCTACCGGCAGGTGGCGGTCGCCACCGGGTCGAGGCTGGTCTTCCTCGCCGGTCAGGTATCCGTGGACCCTGACGGGAAGACGGTCGGCGTCGGTGACCTCGCCGCCCAGGTCGAGCAGTGCTACCTCAACGTCGCCACCGCCCTGGCCGAGGTTGGCGGGTCCTTCGACGACGTGGCGAAGTTGACCGTGTACGTCGTCGACTACACGCCCGACAAGATGGCGCTGTTGGGGGAGGGAATCGCGCGGGCGGCGGCGAAGCTGGGAGTCACCCCGGCCGCGCCGTTGACGGGCCTGGGCATCAGCGCGCTCGCCGCCCCCGACCTGCTGGTCGAGGTCGAGGCCACGGCGGTTCTCGACGGACCGGGTCGCGGAAAGGGCTCCAAGCGGGATTGA
- a CDS encoding TVP38/TMEM64 family protein codes for MTNDSAGPEAASRFLRIVGSPWPRLAFLLFLLAGAATLLATQGTPDVDTLRDRVAATGPWAPLLFTVGYALGTVLLVPGVLLTAAAGALFGVVGGSTVVLVGATVGAVASFLLGRLLGRPAVERLVGGRLQRLDRFLARRGLVAVIGLRLVPLVPFALLNYGSGVTAVRLRDYALGSAIGMIPGIVAYTAVGGSLTDPTSPQFLLAVAGLAALTLTGAAAARRARRRDSRAAPAAEGAGQ; via the coding sequence GTGACCAACGATTCGGCTGGGCCCGAGGCGGCGTCGCGGTTTCTCCGGATCGTCGGCTCGCCGTGGCCGAGGCTGGCGTTCCTGCTGTTCCTGTTGGCAGGCGCGGCGACGCTGCTGGCCACCCAGGGCACCCCGGACGTGGACACGCTGCGCGACCGCGTCGCCGCCACTGGGCCCTGGGCGCCGCTGCTGTTCACCGTCGGGTACGCCCTGGGCACCGTGCTACTGGTCCCCGGAGTGCTGCTCACCGCCGCCGCCGGGGCGCTGTTCGGGGTGGTCGGCGGCTCGACGGTGGTGCTGGTCGGGGCAACCGTGGGGGCGGTGGCGTCGTTCCTGCTCGGTCGGCTGCTGGGCCGCCCCGCCGTGGAGCGGCTCGTCGGGGGCCGGCTGCAGCGCCTGGACCGATTCCTGGCGCGGCGCGGACTGGTCGCGGTGATCGGGCTGCGGCTCGTGCCGCTGGTCCCGTTCGCACTGCTCAACTACGGCTCCGGGGTGACCGCCGTACGGCTGCGCGACTATGCCCTCGGCTCGGCGATCGGCATGATCCCCGGGATCGTCGCCTACACCGCGGTCGGTGGGTCGCTGACCGATCCCACCTCGCCGCAGTTCCTTCTCGCCGTGGCCGGTCTGGCCGCGCTGACCCTGACCGGTGCGGCGGCGGCACGCCGGGCCCGCCGTAGGGATTCCCGCGCGGCGCCGGCTGCCGAGGGGGCCGGCCAGTGA
- a CDS encoding dihydrolipoyl dehydrogenase family protein, with the protein MDEWDLAVLGGGTAGIVAAKTAGRFGARVLLIESARTGGDCLWTGCVPSKSLIAAAHAAHSVRSATRFGVHVGLPKVDDAAVLAYVRSAINQIEPVDSPAAIGAEGATVFAGQAEFTGPSTLRVTDDAGARQVRFRWAVVATGSAPSLPSVPGLAEADPLTTDTLWDLTELPRRLAILGGGPIGCELGQALARLGVEVTIVELTDRLLGKEEPEVSSLIAERLRAEGVTVLTGTGVDHVAGGTLHLTDGGTIATDRILVAAGRRPRTTGLGLAAAGVRCGERGHVVIDDRLRTSNRRIYAAGDVTGCLPFTHVAGVQGGYAATNALLGLRRSVDYAAVPWVTFTDPEVAHVGATLAQARRRHGTRAQSQRLHHEHVDRAVTDDRTDGFTHLVIGPGGRLLGATVVAPRAGESIAELAAAIRRGAKVRDVAGTVHPYPTYADGPWHASLAQLRADLTAPLPARALAALRTLRRALHPIRGGHP; encoded by the coding sequence GTGGACGAGTGGGATCTGGCGGTCCTCGGTGGTGGCACCGCGGGGATCGTGGCGGCCAAGACCGCCGGTCGGTTCGGTGCGCGGGTGCTGCTGATCGAGTCCGCCCGCACCGGGGGTGACTGTCTGTGGACCGGATGTGTGCCCAGCAAATCGCTGATCGCCGCCGCGCACGCCGCGCACAGCGTCCGCTCCGCCACCCGGTTTGGGGTGCACGTCGGCCTGCCGAAGGTCGATGACGCCGCGGTGCTCGCCTATGTGCGGTCGGCAATCAACCAGATCGAGCCGGTCGACTCCCCGGCCGCGATCGGTGCCGAGGGGGCGACGGTGTTCGCCGGCCAGGCGGAGTTCACCGGCCCGTCGACGCTGCGGGTGACCGACGATGCGGGCGCACGGCAGGTGCGATTCCGGTGGGCGGTGGTCGCCACCGGCTCCGCACCGTCCCTCCCCAGCGTGCCCGGCCTGGCCGAGGCCGATCCGCTGACCACCGACACGCTGTGGGACCTCACCGAGTTGCCCCGGCGGCTGGCGATCCTCGGCGGCGGCCCGATCGGCTGCGAACTGGGACAGGCCCTCGCCCGGCTCGGCGTCGAGGTCACCATCGTTGAGCTGACCGACCGGCTACTGGGCAAGGAGGAGCCGGAGGTCAGCTCACTGATCGCCGAACGGCTCCGCGCGGAGGGCGTGACCGTACTGACCGGGACGGGCGTCGACCACGTCGCCGGCGGCACGCTACACCTGACCGATGGCGGCACGATCGCCACCGATCGGATCCTGGTCGCCGCCGGACGCCGCCCCCGCACGACCGGCCTGGGCCTGGCCGCCGCCGGAGTACGCTGCGGCGAGCGGGGACACGTCGTGATCGACGACCGGTTACGGACCAGCAACCGGCGGATCTACGCCGCCGGTGACGTCACCGGCTGCCTCCCGTTCACCCACGTCGCCGGGGTCCAGGGTGGGTACGCTGCCACGAACGCCCTGCTCGGGCTGCGTCGGAGCGTCGACTACGCCGCCGTACCGTGGGTGACCTTCACCGATCCGGAGGTGGCCCACGTCGGGGCGACCCTCGCCCAGGCGCGCCGCCGCCACGGCACCCGCGCACAGTCACAGCGACTCCACCACGAACACGTCGACCGGGCGGTGACCGACGACCGCACCGACGGGTTCACCCACCTGGTGATCGGACCCGGCGGCCGGCTACTCGGCGCCACCGTCGTCGCGCCCCGGGCAGGTGAGTCCATCGCTGAACTGGCCGCCGCGATCCGACGCGGCGCGAAGGTACGCGACGTGGCCGGCACCGTACACCCCTACCCCACCTACGCCGATGGGCCGTGGCACGCCAGCCTCGCCCAGCTCCGGGCCGACCTCACCGCGCCCCTGCCCGCCCGGGCGCTGGCCGCACTGCGCACACTGCGCCGCGCCCTGCACCCGATCCGGGGCGGGCACCCGTGA
- a CDS encoding RNA polymerase sigma factor: MSDDEFLRAMNEHLELVYNLARRLTRSRPQAEDLVQETYLRALRGWRRQPPDDIRAWLATICLNAARAGWRSESVRPVEVLDPDAGTTRTSHSDTAGEAISGLIRDQVHRALWQLPSAQREAITLMDLCGFTAAEAAAMTGTPRGTILARVHRGHKKLVELLQRQGVTSE, from the coding sequence ATGAGCGACGACGAATTCCTGCGGGCGATGAACGAGCACCTGGAGCTGGTCTACAACCTGGCCCGGCGGCTGACCCGCTCGCGGCCGCAGGCCGAGGACCTGGTGCAGGAGACGTACCTGCGCGCGCTGCGGGGATGGCGGCGACAACCACCGGACGACATACGAGCCTGGCTCGCGACGATCTGCCTGAACGCCGCACGTGCCGGGTGGCGGTCCGAGTCCGTCCGTCCGGTCGAGGTCCTCGACCCCGACGCTGGGACGACCCGAACGTCGCACAGCGACACCGCGGGCGAGGCGATCAGCGGGCTCATTCGGGACCAGGTGCATCGCGCGCTGTGGCAGTTGCCCTCCGCGCAGCGGGAGGCGATCACGCTGATGGACCTGTGTGGATTCACCGCCGCCGAGGCCGCGGCCATGACGGGTACACCACGCGGCACGATACTGGCCCGGGTTCACCGCGGCCACAAGAAGCTCGTGGAGCTTCTGCAACGACAGGGGGTGACGTCGGAGTGA
- a CDS encoding anti-sigma factor family protein — MRRDHDDATIGAYLAGELPDRAREAFEAHLLTCDRCWAEVAAGRRGRELVHLARDPVPPDLAARLAGAVVAEQHIGPHHDFAAEGRIPARLRGLRHRRTGGGRRFWALAAAALALVAALGAMIVDRDTAAVPAPQIAVAVAGYHDGRLPGTTIPARPGPDLSALRLSGAGASAGDLAGQSVSGYAYRDDTGRRLIIYVSDEPFPVSTQAENAIGSAGAGMMRLDDVVVLCSRRPHTALVLGDDEELVRQAATTLDLI; from the coding sequence GTGAGGCGTGACCACGACGATGCCACCATCGGCGCGTACCTGGCCGGTGAACTGCCGGACAGGGCACGTGAGGCGTTCGAGGCGCATCTGCTCACCTGTGATCGATGCTGGGCCGAGGTCGCCGCCGGCCGCCGGGGTCGGGAACTGGTGCATCTGGCCCGGGATCCGGTACCCCCGGACCTGGCCGCCCGGCTGGCCGGGGCCGTCGTCGCCGAGCAGCACATCGGGCCGCACCACGACTTCGCGGCGGAGGGACGGATCCCGGCCCGGCTCCGCGGGCTGCGGCACCGACGTACGGGCGGTGGCCGGCGGTTCTGGGCGTTGGCCGCCGCTGCGTTGGCCCTGGTCGCGGCCCTCGGCGCGATGATCGTGGACAGGGACACGGCTGCCGTACCGGCACCGCAGATTGCCGTCGCGGTCGCCGGCTACCACGACGGCCGCCTGCCCGGCACGACCATTCCCGCCCGGCCGGGACCTGACCTGTCCGCGCTGCGACTTTCCGGAGCCGGTGCCAGCGCCGGTGACCTGGCCGGACAGTCGGTTTCCGGGTACGCCTACCGGGACGACACCGGCCGGCGGTTGATCATTTATGTCAGCGACGAGCCGTTCCCCGTGTCCACGCAGGCCGAGAACGCCATCGGAAGCGCCGGCGCCGGGATGATGCGCCTCGACGACGTCGTCGTCCTCTGTTCCCGCCGTCCGCATACCGCGCTCGTGCTCGGTGACGACGAGGAACTGGTTCGGCAGGCCGCCACCACCCTCGACCTGATCTGA
- a CDS encoding CGNR zinc finger domain-containing protein, whose amino-acid sequence MLFAHDTEHSLIAAAALVNTDGRTGDDLPDTAALNNFFIAHAYSGRHEHTDDELRAVRELRPRLRRIWHSDTDEIVSIVNGLLRENSALPQLITHDDEPYHLHAVPRDAPLATRMAVESAMAMVDLVRSGELGRLRSCDHPECGNVLVDLSRNRSRRFCDAGCGNRAAVTAYRARRTAARPLTGPPRPARPPSHGTP is encoded by the coding sequence TTGCTTTTTGCCCATGACACCGAGCATTCATTGATCGCCGCCGCGGCCCTGGTGAACACCGACGGCAGAACCGGCGACGACCTGCCCGACACGGCCGCGCTGAACAACTTCTTCATCGCGCACGCGTACAGCGGACGACACGAGCACACCGACGACGAACTGCGGGCGGTACGCGAGCTGCGTCCCCGGCTGCGCCGGATCTGGCACAGCGACACCGACGAGATCGTGTCCATCGTGAACGGGCTGCTCCGGGAGAACTCCGCCCTACCCCAGCTCATCACGCACGACGACGAGCCGTACCACCTGCACGCGGTGCCCCGGGACGCGCCGCTCGCGACCCGGATGGCGGTAGAGTCCGCCATGGCGATGGTCGACCTCGTCCGCAGCGGCGAACTGGGCCGGCTACGAAGCTGCGACCACCCCGAGTGCGGCAACGTGCTGGTCGACCTGTCGCGAAACCGGTCCCGCCGGTTCTGCGACGCCGGCTGCGGCAACCGCGCCGCCGTCACCGCCTACCGCGCCCGCAGAACCGCTGCACGGCCCCTGACCGGGCCACCCCGGCCGGCGCGACCGCCTAGCCACGGCACGCCGTAA
- a CDS encoding EamA family transporter: MRQPPRGSAGLLLAVLSALTFATSGTFARSLIDAGWSAEAAVIVRVGLAALVLTVPAVLALRGRWSTLRRNVASIGTFGLLGVALAQVCFFNAVRYLPVGVALMLEYLGVVVVVGWMWLAHGQRPRRLTVAGSIVALAGLGLVLDLAGAGRLDPAGVLWGLGAAIGLAGYFVLAGRMDANLPSVVLASGGMAVGAGVLLLLGLVGALPLRVHLDTVDFAGYRTSWLVPVAGLVLVAAVLAYLTGVAATRLLGARLASFVGLTEVMFAVLIAWLVLNELPTVVQLVGGVLIVAGVALVRLDEPQETPAVDNVQAPVLVTSR, from the coding sequence ATGCGTCAACCCCCGCGCGGCAGCGCCGGCCTCCTGCTGGCGGTGCTCTCGGCACTGACCTTCGCGACCTCCGGGACGTTCGCCCGCTCGTTGATCGACGCCGGCTGGTCCGCCGAGGCGGCGGTGATCGTACGAGTCGGCCTCGCCGCCCTGGTCCTGACGGTGCCAGCGGTGCTGGCGCTGCGCGGTCGATGGTCGACGCTCCGACGCAACGTCGCCTCGATCGGCACGTTCGGGCTGCTCGGCGTCGCCCTCGCCCAGGTGTGTTTCTTCAACGCCGTGCGCTACCTGCCGGTCGGCGTCGCGCTGATGCTGGAGTACCTGGGCGTCGTGGTGGTGGTCGGCTGGATGTGGCTGGCGCACGGGCAACGCCCCCGCCGGCTCACCGTCGCCGGTTCCATCGTCGCCCTGGCCGGGCTCGGCCTCGTGCTCGACCTCGCCGGTGCCGGGCGCCTCGACCCGGCGGGCGTGCTCTGGGGGCTCGGCGCGGCCATCGGGCTGGCCGGCTACTTCGTGCTCGCGGGCCGGATGGACGCGAACCTGCCGTCGGTGGTGCTGGCCTCCGGCGGGATGGCCGTCGGCGCCGGCGTGCTGCTGCTCCTCGGGCTGGTCGGGGCGCTGCCGCTGCGGGTGCACCTCGACACCGTCGACTTCGCCGGGTACCGGACCAGCTGGCTTGTGCCGGTGGCCGGTCTGGTGCTGGTGGCGGCCGTGCTCGCGTACCTCACCGGGGTCGCCGCGACCCGACTCCTCGGCGCCCGGCTGGCCTCCTTCGTCGGGCTGACCGAGGTGATGTTCGCGGTGCTCATCGCCTGGTTGGTGCTGAACGAACTGCCCACCGTGGTCCAACTCGTCGGCGGTGTGCTGATCGTTGCCGGGGTGGCCCTGGTCCGGCTCGACGAGCCGCAGGAGACCCCGGCGGTCGACAACGTCCAGGCGCCGGTGCTCGTCACCAGCCGGTAA
- a CDS encoding HAD family hydrolase, translating into MLRTVVFDADETLLDLRPAVTGGLLAVLDEMRRLTPAAATVSLANLEYDWSVASSADSPRPTPEIRRVALARSLARVGLDTHLDDLLALYFARRFALTRPFPDVLPALAALADTWVVGFATNGNSRAERCGLAGRFAFEVYAGDNGLPRKPAPEFYATVVRVAGVPAEQVVHVGDSIAHDVVGPRAAGLRGVWLNRDGRSCPPGVQPDAELSTLTDLPAVLTALADEGDLRAQSDRSLV; encoded by the coding sequence ATGCTGAGGACAGTGGTGTTCGACGCCGACGAAACCCTGCTCGACCTGCGCCCAGCGGTGACCGGCGGGCTGCTGGCCGTCCTCGACGAGATGCGCCGGTTGACCCCGGCGGCGGCCACGGTGTCGCTCGCTAACCTGGAGTACGACTGGTCCGTGGCGTCCAGCGCGGACTCTCCGCGGCCGACACCGGAGATCCGCCGGGTGGCGCTTGCCCGCTCGCTGGCCCGCGTCGGGCTCGACACCCACCTGGACGACCTGTTGGCTCTCTACTTCGCTCGACGCTTCGCGCTGACCCGACCCTTCCCGGATGTGCTGCCCGCGCTCGCGGCACTGGCGGACACGTGGGTGGTGGGCTTCGCCACCAACGGCAACAGCCGCGCGGAGCGGTGCGGGCTCGCCGGGAGGTTCGCCTTCGAGGTGTACGCGGGCGACAACGGGTTGCCGAGAAAGCCGGCGCCGGAGTTCTACGCGACGGTGGTCCGGGTGGCCGGGGTGCCAGCCGAGCAGGTGGTGCACGTCGGCGATTCGATCGCCCACGACGTAGTCGGGCCACGGGCGGCCGGGTTGCGCGGGGTGTGGCTCAACCGTGACGGTCGGTCCTGCCCGCCAGGGGTGCAGCCAGACGCGGAACTGTCCACCTTGACGGATCTGCCCGCCGTCTTGACGGCTCTTGCGGACGAAGGCGATCTTCGGGCGCAATCGGATAGGTCCCTGGTGTAA
- a CDS encoding S8 family serine peptidase produces MSRRFTAGAVATVTGLALTVAGLGVPAGAAPSSTQTFTVVAEDGVTADVALAEIAAAGGTVVSRIDDVGVFQVTSEQADFAARTAAAGALVGAVEQKAIGHKPRLDPVEQEALLAAATGKGSGARKSKRMDPLDDKLWGLDMIRADRARKVEPGDRRVTVGVLDTGLDASHPDIAPNFNWALSRNFAPDMPEVDGECEVASCLDPVGTDDGGHGTHVAGTIGAAANGFGLSGVAPKVSLVELKGGQDSGYFFLEPVVQSLMHAGRAGLDVVNMSFYVDPWLYNCTANPADSPEHQAEQRAIIKAMKRALNFAHKRGVTLVGSLGNNHEDLGDPRIDTSSPDFGDTPPYPREIDNDSCWDLPVEGPHVIGVSAIGPSGKKAAYSNYGTEQIGIAAPGGWFRDGFGTDTFRTYGNLILSTYPEKVLKEDGLVDADGNIDPSAEGLVFKECKSNGECGYYRYLQGTSMASPHASGVAALIVSKHGKKQGRAGYGLDPDLVERHLYRTATEQACPNPRLQQYRDEGRDETYDAYCAGGRNFNGFYGYGVIDAYAAVATPLKSHGRP; encoded by the coding sequence GTGAGCAGACGCTTCACCGCTGGTGCCGTCGCCACCGTGACGGGCCTGGCGCTGACCGTAGCTGGGCTGGGTGTCCCGGCGGGCGCCGCACCGAGCAGCACCCAAACCTTCACCGTGGTCGCTGAGGACGGCGTCACCGCTGATGTGGCCCTTGCGGAGATAGCGGCGGCCGGAGGCACCGTCGTATCCCGGATCGATGATGTCGGCGTGTTCCAGGTGACCAGCGAGCAGGCGGACTTCGCCGCCCGGACCGCCGCCGCCGGCGCCCTGGTCGGCGCCGTCGAGCAGAAGGCCATCGGTCACAAGCCCAGGCTGGACCCGGTCGAGCAGGAGGCGCTGCTGGCCGCCGCTACCGGCAAGGGCTCCGGCGCCCGCAAGTCCAAGCGGATGGACCCGCTGGACGACAAGCTGTGGGGCCTGGACATGATCAGGGCCGACCGCGCCCGCAAGGTGGAGCCTGGTGACCGGCGAGTCACCGTCGGCGTCCTGGACACCGGCCTCGACGCCAGCCACCCGGACATCGCGCCGAACTTCAACTGGGCGTTGTCCCGTAACTTCGCGCCGGACATGCCCGAGGTGGACGGCGAGTGCGAGGTGGCGAGCTGCCTCGACCCGGTCGGCACCGATGACGGCGGCCACGGCACCCACGTGGCGGGCACCATCGGCGCCGCCGCAAACGGATTCGGCCTCTCCGGCGTCGCGCCGAAGGTCTCGTTGGTGGAGCTGAAGGGCGGCCAGGACTCCGGCTACTTCTTCCTGGAGCCGGTGGTCCAGTCGCTGATGCACGCCGGTAGGGCGGGCCTGGACGTGGTGAACATGTCCTTCTACGTCGACCCGTGGCTCTACAACTGCACCGCCAACCCGGCCGACTCCCCCGAGCACCAGGCCGAGCAGCGGGCCATCATCAAGGCGATGAAGCGGGCGCTGAACTTCGCCCACAAGCGGGGCGTGACGCTGGTCGGCTCACTCGGCAACAACCACGAGGACCTGGGCGACCCCCGGATCGACACGTCCAGCCCGGACTTCGGCGACACCCCGCCGTACCCGCGCGAGATCGACAACGACAGCTGCTGGGACCTTCCGGTCGAAGGCCCGCACGTCATCGGCGTCTCCGCCATCGGCCCCTCCGGCAAGAAGGCCGCCTACTCCAACTACGGCACCGAGCAGATCGGCATCGCCGCTCCCGGGGGCTGGTTCCGCGACGGTTTCGGCACCGACACCTTCCGCACCTACGGCAACCTGATCCTCTCCACCTACCCCGAGAAGGTGCTCAAGGAAGACGGTCTGGTGGACGCGGACGGCAACATCGATCCGAGCGCCGAAGGGCTCGTGTTCAAGGAATGCAAGAGCAACGGTGAGTGCGGCTACTACCGTTACCTCCAGGGCACCTCGATGGCGTCGCCGCACGCCTCGGGTGTGGCCGCGCTGATCGTCAGCAAGCACGGCAAGAAGCAGGGCCGGGCCGGTTACGGCCTGGACCCGGACCTGGTCGAGCGGCACCTCTACCGCACCGCCACCGAGCAGGCGTGCCCGAACCCGCGCCTGCAGCAGTACCGCGACGAAGGCCGCGACGAGACCTACGACGCGTACTGCGCCGGCGGGCGCAACTTCAACGGCTTCTACGGGTACGGCGTCATCGACGCGTACGCGGCGGTAGCCACCCCACTCAAGTCACACGGCCGACCGTAG
- a CDS encoding IclR family transcriptional regulator, whose product MDTTARRSDPSARTGGPAAARGRASARGEAQTPGGESAQTLDRGLRLLHLVADAPGGLTVTEAAGRLRIGRAAVYRLVAPLSAHGLLRRDAEGRLRLGIGVLHLARRAQPLLAEGALPALRQLAEQTGATAHLTVVEGGEGVALAVVEPSWTALHVAYRTGARHPLERGAAGRAILAGRAGAAGPVDTAGELQSGAHGVAAPVLGVPGLEASVGVVSLAPLDTESIGAQVRTAAVAVADALR is encoded by the coding sequence GTGGACACCACCGCTCGACGCAGCGACCCATCGGCCCGAACCGGCGGGCCGGCCGCCGCGCGGGGCCGCGCCTCGGCCCGGGGCGAAGCCCAAACACCTGGCGGCGAGAGCGCACAGACGCTGGACCGAGGTTTGCGCCTGCTGCACCTGGTCGCCGACGCGCCGGGCGGGCTGACCGTCACCGAGGCGGCGGGCCGGCTGCGGATCGGTCGAGCCGCGGTCTACCGGCTGGTTGCGCCGTTGAGTGCGCACGGCCTGCTACGTCGGGACGCCGAAGGTCGGCTACGCCTCGGGATCGGCGTGCTGCACCTGGCCCGCCGGGCCCAGCCGCTGCTCGCCGAGGGGGCACTGCCGGCGCTGCGCCAACTCGCCGAGCAGACCGGTGCGACCGCCCACCTGACCGTGGTCGAGGGTGGTGAGGGTGTCGCGCTGGCGGTGGTCGAGCCGAGTTGGACGGCGTTGCACGTGGCCTACCGGACCGGCGCACGGCATCCGTTGGAGCGTGGGGCGGCAGGGCGGGCCATTCTCGCTGGCCGGGCCGGCGCGGCGGGGCCGGTGGACACGGCCGGGGAGTTGCAGTCCGGAGCGCACGGGGTGGCCGCGCCCGTGCTGGGCGTACCCGGTCTGGAGGCGAGCGTCGGTGTGGTGTCCTTGGCGCCGCTGGACACCGAGTCGATCGGCGCCCAGGTCCGCACGGCTGCCGTCGCCGTCGCCGACGCCCTGCGCTGA